The proteins below come from a single Takifugu flavidus isolate HTHZ2018 chromosome 6, ASM371156v2, whole genome shotgun sequence genomic window:
- the ncapg gene encoding condensin complex subunit 3 gives MTADNEIDIKEAFQRAQKGHNNKAKLVASLKSRYNKLEDKTQFHEEFVHYLKYAMIVYRREPAVENVMEFVARFSTCFQSAPKAEEEEQQEDVEEEEEEDDHPFLSFIFNFLLESHKVSSHAVRFRSCQLINKLLGSMAENAQIDDDLFDQIHQAMLVRVTDKFPNVRIQAALAMTRLQQPKDPDCPTINAYLLILENDSNAEVRRAVLSCIAMSPRTLPKVIKRTRDIKENVRKLAYQVLADKVHIKALTIAQRVSLLQQGLRDTSEAVRELVCSRLLPAWLLRLDGNIIELLHRLDVENCAETALDMLKAIFKATLPEELQQNKVQLDSRRLIPVDSLSCENVLYWRALCEFIKAKGDDGEEMLEQVLPDAATYADYLYGYLKSVPVLSEEQRADFNQLELVMTKEFISQQLIHLIGCLDTKEEGGRKRVLSVLQEMLGLPQTPPSLVFLLTEKLLSLIPDDHRCIQTVAEIISEVREPITGSSQPVDENESRRQQVQLAEVKVRILEAKQTLEECISAQDFTHAAKIKDSITELEKQRDQILQEIEESSQGDDKEAHTEKNDPETLLRCLTMCAELLKQLSMKTRSGPTISALMSSLVLPSIANAHPAVRNMAVVCLGTCTLHSKEVAKTHLVLLLQIAQLDEVKIRISALRAIIDLLLLFGFQLLSEAAATQAAPSSQSPDRQEVEVAAPEQKADVPEDGAQSVLVMLSEFLDSEVSDLRTETAEGLAKLMYTGRISSAKIFSRLVLLWYNPVTEDDTRLRHCLGVFFQLYARESRVHQEVVEESFLPTVRTLMNAPATSPLAEVDINNVVELLVELTRPSALIKPSPNTGEVCVHDYLAVRMCGEMLKDATAPEVRLYAKTLSNLELSSDETVRTDLQTLLQQLVQVVKDRVCLRALEKIISQLADSKEQAEILSATALQPVDVNADEFATDDLSKSAKKPKRGQKKASTAKGGRKQSRRTESSEESDGENVPESLPVMRPSRRAKTAALEKTKLDLNPLIFQEANAS, from the exons ATGACTGCAGACAATGAGATCGACATTAAAGAGGCGTTTCAACGAGCTCAGAAGGGCCACAATAACAAAGCAAAGCTTGTGGCCAGCCTGAAGAGCCGATACAATAAG CTGGAGGACAAGACACAGTTCCATGAGGAGTTTGTCCACTACTTGAAGTACGCCATGATCGTCTACAGGCGCGAACCTGCTGTCGAAAATGTCATGGAGTTTGTTGCAAGGTTTTCCACGTGTTTCCAATCTGCAccaaaagcagaggaagaggagcagcaggaggatgtggaggaggaagaagaagaggacgatCATCCATTTTTGAGTTTCATCTTCAACTTCTTGTTGGAG tctCATAAAGTCAGCAGCCATGCTGTGCGTTTTCGTTCATGTCAGCTGATCAACAAGTTGCTGGGCAGTATGGCAGAGAATGCCCAGATCGATGATGACCTTTTCGATCAAATCCACCAAGCCATGCTTGTCCGTGTCACAGACAAATTTCCTAACGTCAGGATTCAGGCTGCGCTGGCCATGACGCGACTGCAGCAGCCGAAGGATCCAGACTGTCCAACAATCAAtg CATACTTGTTGATTCTGGAAAACGATAGTAATGCTGAGGTGCGGCGTGCTGTCCTTTCTTGCATCGCAATGTCGCCTCGCACTCTCCCCAAAGTTATCAAACGCACTCGTGACATTAAAGAGAACGTACGGAAGCTAGCCTACCAG gTTCTGGCAGACAAAGTTCATATTAAAGCCTTGACGATTGCTCAGAGAGTcagtctgctgcagcagggTCTTCGTGACACTTCCG AAGCAGTGAGGGAACTGGTTTGTTCTCGTCTTCTGCCAGCGTGGCTGCTTCGACTGGATGGCAACATCATAGAGCTTCTCCACAGATTAGATGTAGAAAACTGTGCTGAAACAGCTCTGGACATGCTGAAGGCCATCTTTAAAGCAACATTGCCTGaagaactgcagcagaacaaagtGCAGCTTGATAGCAG GAGGCTGATCCCTGTGGACTCTCTGTCCTGTGAGAACGTGTTATACTGGAGAGCTCTGTGTGAGTTCATCAAGGCTAAAGGAGACGATGGCgaggagatgctggagcagGTGTTACCGGATGCTGCAACTTATGCTGATTACCTTTATGG GTATCTGAAGTCTGTGCCAGTCctgtcagaggagcagagggcagaCTTTAACCAGCTGGAGCTGGTCATGACAAAGGAGTTCATCTCCCAACAGCTCATCCACCTCATTGGGTGTCTGGACACCAAGGAGGAGGGCGGCAG GAAACGTGTGTTGTCAGTGTTGCAGGAGATGCTGGGTCTCCCACAGACTCCGCCCTCTTTGGTCTTCCTCCTCACTGAAAAACTTCTCTCCCTCATCCCTGATGATCATCGGTGCATCCAGACT GTGGCAGAGATCATCTCAGAGGTGAGGGAGCCAATAACGGGGTCCAGTCAGCCAGTGGACGAGAACGAGAGCCGCcggcagcaggtccag CTTGCAGAGGTCAAGGTTCGTATCCTGGAGGCCAAGCAAACTTTGGAGGAGTGTATTTCCGCTCAGGATTTCACTCACGCTGCAAAAATCAAGGACTCTATCACAGAACTGGAGAAGCAAAGGGACCAAATCCTCCAGGAAATTGAAGAGAGCAGTCAGGGAGATGACAAGGAGGCACACACTGAAAAG aATGACCCAGAAACTCTCCTAAGATGTCTGACAATGTGCGCGGAACTGTTGAAGCAGCTGAGCATGAAGACTAGAAGCGGTCCCACCATCAGCGCTCTCATGTCCTCACTG GTTCTGCCCAGTATAGCCAACGCTCACCCTGCTGTTCGTAACATGGCTGTCGTTTGCCTGGGAACGTGCACTCTGCACAGTAAAGAAGTGGCCAAAACCCACCTGGTCCTGCTGTTACAG ATCGCACAGCTGGATGAAGTGAAGATCCGCATCAGCGCCCTGCGAGCCATCATAGACCTGCTGTTGCTCTTCGGTTTCCAGCTTCTTTCCGAAGCAGCCGCCACTCAAGCCGCCCCTTCATCCCAGTCACCAGAccggcaggaagtggaggtggcGGCCCCAGAGCAGAAGGCAGATGTGCCCGAGGACGGCGCCCAGAGTGTTCTTGTGATGCTTTCAGAGTTCTTGGACAGCGAG GTGTCCGACCTGCGCACGGAGACAGCGGAGGGCCTGGCCAAGCTAATGTACACCGGACGCATAAGCAGCGCAAAGATTTTCTCCCGTTTGGTGTTGCTGTGGTACAATCCTGTTACGGAGGACGACACTAGACTTCGGCACTGTCTAGGCGTTTTCTTTCAGCTCTACGCCAGAGAAAGCAG GGTTCACCAGGAGGTTGTGGAAGAGAGTTTCCTGCCAACTGTTCGGACACTGATGAACGCTCCTGCCACCTCTCCACTGGCTGAGGTGGACATTAACAATGTGGTGGAGCTGCTTGTGGAGCTGACCCGACCAAGCGCACTTATTAAACCCTCACCTAACACAGGG gaggtgtgtgttcatgaCTACTTGGCAGTGCGCATGTGTGGCGAGATGTTAAAGGATGCCACAGCTCCAGAGGTCCGTCTCTACGCCAAGACTCTAAGCAACCTGGAGCTGAGCAGTGACGAGACCGTCAGGACAGACCtgcagacgctgctgcagcagctcgtgCAG gtGGTGAAGGATCGCGTCTGTCTCCGTGCTCTCGAGAAGATTATCTCCCAACTGGCAGACTCGAAAGAACAGGCGGAGATCCTCAGTGCTACTGCGCTACAGCCAGTGGATGTCAATGCTGACG agtTTGCAACAGATGATTTATCTAAATCTGCCAAGAAACCGAAAAGAG GTCAGAAAAAAGCCTCCACGGCCAAAGGAGGAAgaaagcagagcaggaggacggAGTCGTCTGAGGAGAG TGATGGAGAGAATGTTCCAgagtcacttcctgtgatgCGTCCCTCCCGCAGGGCCAAGACTGCAGCTTTAGAAAAGACAAAGCTGGACCTCAACCCTCTCATTTTCCAGGAGGCCAACGCGTCTTAA